The genomic window ATAGTTGCTGAAGCCCAGCAACTAGCCTCTCAAGGGGTGCAAGAGATCATTCTCATTTCCCAAATCACCACTAACTACGGGTTAGATATTTACGGTAAGCCCAAATTAGCTGAATTGCTGCGGGCTTTGGGGAAAGTGGATGTACCGTGGATTAGGATGCACTACGCCTATCCCACTGGGCTAACCCCAGATGTCATAGCGGCAATTCAAGAGACACCTAACGTCTTACCTTACTTGGATTTGCCCCTGCAACATTCTCATCCAGAGATTTTGCGGGCTATGAACCGTCCCTGGCAAGGGCGAGTGAATGATGAGATTATCGCTCGCTTGAAAACAGCCGTACCAGGTGCAGTGTTGCGGACAACATTAATAGTAGGCTTCCCTGGAGAGACAGAAGCGCATTTTGAGCATCTACTTGAGTTCGTGCAACGGCATGAATTTGACCATGTGGGAGTCTTTACCTTTTCAGCAGAAGAAGGAACAGCCGCATACACACTACCAAATCAATTGCCACAAGCTGTCATGGATGAACGCCGCGATCGCATTATGGCCATCCAGCAACCCATATCTTGGCAAAAAAATCAGCAGGAAATCGGCAAAATCGTTGAAGTCCTGATTGAGCAAGAAAACCCTGGAAGTGGGAAATTAATTGGCCGTTCTGGCAGATTTTCCCCAGAAGTTGATGGTCAGGTCTACGTTGGTGGCGAGGCCAAGTTAGGAACTATCGTACCCGTCCAGATTCACGGCGCGGATGAGTACGATCTGTTTGGTCAAGTGGTGACAGGTGACAGGTGACAGGTTACAGGTTACAGGTTACAGGTTACAGGTGACAGGAGGGAAAAAGGTTAAAAGATTTATTCTTTACCCAGTCCCCAGTCCCCAGTCCCCTAGCAATAGATTTCAATTTACAAATTTCAAAGTAAAAAAACACAATCGAGGAGATTTGATGAATCTTTCTTTTCAAGAACTAGGCATTTCACAAGAACGCGTTGAACACTTAGAAAAACTTGGTTTTACCGAACCTACCAACATTCAAGCGCAAGCTATTCCCCAACTGTTGTCGGGTAGAGATGTAGTAGGTCAATCACAAACGGGTACAGGCAAAACAGCTGCCTTTTCCCTACCAATGCTAGAGCGGATCGATGTTCAGCAAAGAGGTGTGCAAGCCGTAGTTTTAACACCCACCCGCGAGTTAGCTATTCAAGTTCATGATGCCATGAGCCAATTTGTTGGTCATACTGGCTTACGGGTATTAGCAATTTACGGTGGTCAATCAATTGATCGCCAAATTATGCAACTCAAGCGTGGTGTGCATATAGTCGTCGGTACTCCCGGACGAGTAATTGACTTACTAGAACGGGGTAATCTGAAACTTGATCAAGTCAAGTGGTTTGTATTAGATGAAGCCGATGAAATGTTGAGCATGGGCTTTATTGATGATGTTGAGAGAATTCTTTCTCAAGCACCCCAAGATCGTCAAACTGCTCTATTTTCAGCTACCATGCCACCATCAATTCGGATGTTGGTAAACAAGTTTTTGCGATCGCCTGTGACAGTCACAGTTGAGCAACCAAAAGCCACCCCCAACAAAATCAATCAGGTAGCTTATCTCATTCCTCGCCACTGGACAAAAGCCAAAGCATTACAGCCAATTCTGGAAATGGAAGACCCAGAAACCGCTTTAATCTTTGTCCGTACCAGACGCACCGCCGCCGAACTCACCAGTCTACTGCAAGCTGCTGGTCACAGTGTCGATGAATATCACGGCGACTTATCCCAACAAGCACGGGAACGCTTACTAAATCGCTTCCGTAATCGTCAGGTACGCTGGGTAGTAGCTACCGACATTGCTGCACGGGGTTTAGATGTCGATCAACTGTCCCATGTGATCAACTTCGACCTTCCCGATAGCGTTGAAACCTACGTTCACCGCATTGGCCGGACAGGTCGCGCTGGCAAAGAAGGTACAGCAATCACCTTAGTACAACCCTTCGAGCGTCGCAAACAGCAAGTCTTTGAACGCCATGTGCGGCAAAATTGGCAATT from Nostoc sp. UHCC 0870 includes these protein-coding regions:
- the rimO gene encoding 30S ribosomal protein S12 methylthiotransferase RimO: MGEKPTIAISHLGCEKNRIDTEHMLGLLVEAGYGVDGNEELADYVIVNTCSFIEAAREESVKTLVELAEANKKIVITGCMAQHFQGQLLEELPEAVAVVGTGDYHQIVNVIERVEQGERVKQVSAEPTYIADETTPRYRTTTEGVAYLRVAEGCDYRCAFCIIPHLRGNQRSRTIESIVAEAQQLASQGVQEIILISQITTNYGLDIYGKPKLAELLRALGKVDVPWIRMHYAYPTGLTPDVIAAIQETPNVLPYLDLPLQHSHPEILRAMNRPWQGRVNDEIIARLKTAVPGAVLRTTLIVGFPGETEAHFEHLLEFVQRHEFDHVGVFTFSAEEGTAAYTLPNQLPQAVMDERRDRIMAIQQPISWQKNQQEIGKIVEVLIEQENPGSGKLIGRSGRFSPEVDGQVYVGGEAKLGTIVPVQIHGADEYDLFGQVVTGDR
- a CDS encoding DEAD/DEAH box helicase, with the protein product MNLSFQELGISQERVEHLEKLGFTEPTNIQAQAIPQLLSGRDVVGQSQTGTGKTAAFSLPMLERIDVQQRGVQAVVLTPTRELAIQVHDAMSQFVGHTGLRVLAIYGGQSIDRQIMQLKRGVHIVVGTPGRVIDLLERGNLKLDQVKWFVLDEADEMLSMGFIDDVERILSQAPQDRQTALFSATMPPSIRMLVNKFLRSPVTVTVEQPKATPNKINQVAYLIPRHWTKAKALQPILEMEDPETALIFVRTRRTAAELTSLLQAAGHSVDEYHGDLSQQARERLLNRFRNRQVRWVVATDIAARGLDVDQLSHVINFDLPDSVETYVHRIGRTGRAGKEGTAITLVQPFERRKQQVFERHVRQNWQLLSIPTRAQIEARHIMKLQGQVREALAGERLASFLPIISELIEQYDAQAIAAAALQIAYDQTRPAWLSSDVEIPEETTSSPKPKLSKRREFPGDRNRSNWNRSDNNNGDEDRRGSSKPKLRSGRREPSVSSGNQKLGSSATRESAS